From Oncorhynchus tshawytscha isolate Ot180627B linkage group LG11, Otsh_v2.0, whole genome shotgun sequence, the proteins below share one genomic window:
- the vcpkmt gene encoding protein-lysine methyltransferase METTL21D gives MAEHTLHHNNYFTRDVEKNDGSVLKIKQCFKGDVGCVVWDAAIVLSKYLETKPLYDPCSGVNMWASKNILELGAGTGVVGLMAASLGAQVTVTDLEDLQSLLQVNIQDNQELVSSGSIEAKVLKWGENVSEFLPHPHFILMADCIYYEQSVKPLVETLKHLVGPETTIICCYEQRTVGVNPKVEKQFFELLLQDFQSEEIPLNKQDPEYNSPDIRILHIRRAV, from the exons ATGGCGGAGCATACGTTACACCACAATAATTATTTTACAAGAGACGTTGAGAAAAACGACGGATCTGTCTTGAAAATCAAACAGTGCTTTAAAGGAGACGTCGGTTGTGTGGTGTGGGATGCAGCAATTGTCCTGTCAAAATATTTAGAAACTAAACCGTTGTATGACCCTTGCTCGGGTGTGAACATGTGGGCTAGCAAAAACATTCTGGAGTTAGGAGCAGGAACAGGAGTTGTGGGCCTTATGGCAGCATCTTTGGG GGCTCAGGTTACTGTGACAGACCTCGAGGACCTGCAGTCTCTACTCCAAGTCAATATCCAAGACAACCAGGAACTTGTCAGCAGTGGATCCATCGAAGCCAAGGTACTAAAATG GGGTGAAAATGTGTCAGAGTTTCTACCACACCCACATTTTATCCTGATGGCGGACTGCATCTATTATGAACAG TCCGTGAAGCCACTGGTGGAAACCCTGAAGCACCTGGTTGGACCAGAGACCACCATCATATGCTGCTATGAGCAACGCACAGTGGGTGTCAACCCCAAAGTGGAGAAACAATTTTTTGAG TTGCTTCTACAAGACTTCCAGTCTGAGGAGATCCCTTTGAACAAGCAGGACCCAGAGTATAACAGTCCTGACATCCGCATCCTTCACATTCGCAGAGCTGTCTGA